A stretch of the Aphis gossypii isolate Hap1 chromosome 2, ASM2018417v2, whole genome shotgun sequence genome encodes the following:
- the LOC126548837 gene encoding uncharacterized protein LOC126548837 isoform X2 produces MGYAINVEHLIQMAIDAKNKHINHYFLIRLLEVIVRHTNLNKFNVDFTGSDQNRAQGVNTGIHDTLTIPLNDDFEVTIDEEYDGVLRIERPRSTLKRKARQCLKHEDFEESGMLEMNGEYDDNPTVSILTLSTQQEVTENAEATVIQVSVKD; encoded by the exons atgggTTACGCAATTAATGTAGAACATCTGATTCAAATGGCTATTGATGCCAAAAAT AAACATATAAACCACTATTTCTTAATTCGACTTTTGGAAGTGATTGTGCGccacacaaatttaaataaatttaacgttGATTTTACCGGAAGTGACCAAAACCGTGCTCAG GGCGTTAATACTGGAATTCATGACACTTTAACAATACCACTGAACGATGATTTTGAAGTGACGATTGATGAAGAATATGATGGAGTTTTACGTATTGAACGACCACGATCtacattaaaaagaaaagcTCGTCAATGCCTAAAGCACGAAGACTTTGAAGAATCTGGA aTGTTGGAGATGAATGGAGAATATGATGATAACCCAACTGTTTCAATTCTAACTCTCTCAACACAGCAAGAAGTCACCGAAAATGCTGAA
- the LOC126548837 gene encoding uncharacterized protein LOC126548837 isoform X3, which produces MGYAINVEHLIQMAIDAKNKHINHYFLIRLLEVIVRHTNLNKFNVDFTGSDQNRAQGVNTGIHDTLTIPLNDDFEVTIDEEYDGVLRIERPRSTLKRKARQCLKHEDFEESGMLEMNGEYDDNPTVSILTLSTQQEVTENAER; this is translated from the exons atgggTTACGCAATTAATGTAGAACATCTGATTCAAATGGCTATTGATGCCAAAAAT AAACATATAAACCACTATTTCTTAATTCGACTTTTGGAAGTGATTGTGCGccacacaaatttaaataaatttaacgttGATTTTACCGGAAGTGACCAAAACCGTGCTCAG GGCGTTAATACTGGAATTCATGACACTTTAACAATACCACTGAACGATGATTTTGAAGTGACGATTGATGAAGAATATGATGGAGTTTTACGTATTGAACGACCACGATCtacattaaaaagaaaagcTCGTCAATGCCTAAAGCACGAAGACTTTGAAGAATCTGGA aTGTTGGAGATGAATGGAGAATATGATGATAACCCAACTGTTTCAATTCTAACTCTCTCAACACAGCAAGAAGTCACCGAAAATGCTGAA AGATAA